Proteins encoded by one window of Shewanella avicenniae:
- a CDS encoding FAD-dependent oxidoreductase: MSADNSHEQKALDPYTAYALKHGISRRKFLTGAAAATGAMAASGLTAGMASAAETAECQQTYATSSDGGATLNFLPKPAVIAEKDIASTQSFDVVVVGAGAAGVPAALSAVENGASVACLQKQAIVVSQGNTGSGVDFENSDKAAVEALVSKILRQNAHRPNPALIRKWAYNSGEALKWLIDRSNKAGAQIKDLGTKRQFPSFGLTPYKLNFITTEYGPKPYTTGDGMRDLAKIAEKEGVKFFFNMPAKQLVQDAAGKVIGVIAQSRDGKYHRYLAKKGVILAAGDYQNNEAMCDYFVPDAKNFVRKQLERTGDGFAMAYWAGGVIEPIGHTKILHDFDAGPASMCDMPFLSVNRKGERFVDETYEMCVMGNYLRDAENAGHYSQIFDADYMTAAAKWPGHLVPPEGLKSYMPDVEADKKGVFPSLTNTHVANTLEELAEKLQCDPKTFVASVKRYNEQCEKGRDDDFGKPADKLLPIVKPPFYGIHREIRLTGICSGMVVDTNSQALDADGKPIGGLFIIGNMAGGFYGGADYPMTVLGLSLGRCYTFGYLTGRYVAKL; the protein is encoded by the coding sequence ATGAGCGCAGATAATTCTCATGAGCAAAAAGCGCTAGATCCGTACACAGCGTATGCCCTAAAACATGGTATTTCACGTCGTAAATTTCTCACCGGTGCTGCTGCCGCTACTGGCGCAATGGCGGCATCGGGTTTGACTGCAGGTATGGCATCAGCGGCAGAAACTGCTGAATGTCAGCAAACCTATGCAACCAGTAGTGATGGTGGCGCCACCCTTAACTTTTTGCCTAAGCCAGCAGTGATTGCTGAAAAAGATATTGCGTCCACGCAAAGCTTTGACGTGGTGGTCGTTGGTGCCGGTGCTGCTGGTGTGCCAGCGGCATTGTCAGCGGTAGAAAATGGTGCCTCTGTGGCCTGTTTGCAAAAGCAAGCGATTGTGGTCTCCCAAGGTAACACAGGCTCTGGCGTGGATTTTGAAAACAGTGACAAAGCTGCGGTAGAAGCCTTGGTCTCTAAAATCCTGCGTCAAAACGCGCACCGTCCAAACCCTGCACTGATCCGCAAATGGGCCTACAACTCAGGCGAAGCGTTGAAGTGGTTGATTGACCGCTCAAATAAGGCTGGCGCGCAAATTAAAGATTTGGGCACTAAACGCCAATTTCCATCGTTTGGCCTAACACCATACAAGTTGAACTTCATTACCACTGAATATGGTCCTAAGCCATATACCACAGGTGATGGCATGCGAGATTTGGCAAAAATTGCTGAAAAAGAAGGGGTTAAATTCTTCTTCAATATGCCTGCAAAACAACTTGTTCAAGATGCTGCAGGAAAGGTTATCGGCGTCATCGCTCAATCTCGTGATGGTAAATATCATCGTTACTTGGCCAAAAAAGGGGTGATTTTGGCGGCGGGTGATTATCAAAACAACGAAGCGATGTGTGACTACTTTGTGCCCGATGCGAAAAACTTTGTCCGTAAACAGCTGGAACGCACCGGTGATGGCTTTGCCATGGCGTACTGGGCAGGTGGTGTGATTGAGCCAATCGGCCACACCAAAATTCTGCATGACTTTGATGCGGGTCCTGCATCAATGTGCGATATGCCATTTCTATCTGTTAACCGTAAAGGTGAACGTTTCGTCGATGAAACCTACGAAATGTGCGTGATGGGTAACTATCTGCGTGATGCAGAAAACGCCGGTCACTATTCACAAATTTTTGATGCTGATTACATGACCGCTGCCGCAAAATGGCCTGGCCATCTGGTACCGCCAGAAGGGTTGAAAAGCTATATGCCAGATGTGGAAGCGGATAAAAAAGGCGTTTTCCCTTCGCTGACAAACACTCATGTGGCCAACACCTTAGAAGAGCTGGCTGAAAAACTGCAATGCGATCCTAAGACCTTTGTGGCAAGCGTTAAACGTTATAACGAACAGTGTGAAAAAGGCCGTGATGACGACTTCGGTAAACCAGCCGACAAGCTGTTGCCAATTGTGAAACCTCCTTTCTACGGTATTCACCGTGAAATCCGTCTGACAGGGATCTGCTCTGGCATGGTGGTCGATACTAACTCTCAAGCACTGGATGCTGACGGCAAGCCGATTGGTGGCCTGTTTATCATCGGCAACATGGCCGGTGGTTTCTATGGCGGTGCCGACTATCCAATGACAGTACTCGGTTTATCGCTTGGTCGCTGCTACACCTTCGGTTATTTGACTGGCCGCTACGTTGCCAAGCTGTAG
- a CDS encoding cytochrome c3 family protein, producing the protein MKKYPLFNLLLTAVLTVFVGSAMAKGQNLLDETHFDKGIKCASCHGDAQPRQAVNMLTCTKCHNTQSLAKKTKDVKPTNPHENRHFGTETDCSNCHHIHQKSDNYCAGCHARFDFKVP; encoded by the coding sequence ATGAAAAAATATCCATTATTTAATTTGTTACTGACCGCAGTGTTAACGGTATTTGTTGGCAGTGCGATGGCCAAAGGGCAAAACCTGTTGGATGAAACTCACTTCGACAAAGGCATTAAATGTGCCTCATGTCATGGTGATGCTCAACCTCGCCAAGCGGTTAATATGCTGACCTGTACCAAGTGCCATAATACTCAATCTTTGGCGAAGAAAACCAAAGACGTGAAACCTACCAATCCACATGAAAACCGTCACTTTGGTACCGAAACTGATTGCAGCAACTGTCATCATATTCACCAAAAATCTGACAACTACTGTGCCGGTTGCCACGCGCGCTTTGATTTTAAAGTTCCTTAG
- a CDS encoding sigma-54-dependent Fis family transcriptional regulator: MNTSQLDLRELLAFKPRGGMISFLGLRVQFTELQSHGFCRSELIDCVGEETARTFLTRAGFARGWLVAKQLREHFPDVWAEALQGNVGPRVGAMLGYGEIISSVRTSGLEGKPLVESYFVGTFEAEESLRLHGLSDTEVCWEKAGLASGFVSHVQGRTVYFAEIECQAQGQAYCHFIGNFVDQWGEDAPAALRYFGGISGSEIDSTLVNSNSVLPNLFQQVEFPFSASSLKADQMVSSSNLMHEVTLLADRVSAVTTSVLITGESGVGKEVLVRHIHEQSARKDKPFVAINCGALTETVIESELFGYVKGAFTGADQDKAGLIESAHGGTLFLDEVGELPLTTQVKLLRVIQENEVRRIGETKTRQVDVRLISATNVNLVDAVAKGVFRQDLYYRLNVIEIALPPLRSRTEDILPLCRYYLSKFNELFSRDIVSLSPDCVDLLLNYNWPGNVRELVNAMEYAVVLGKGPQITPADLPNNIRNSMDKSQSLTCQQNTLEDVERAHIINVLDSVHNNKTFAAKQLGISLTTLYRKLKQYDLAED, encoded by the coding sequence ATGAATACCTCGCAGTTGGATCTCAGAGAGCTATTAGCATTCAAACCCCGTGGCGGCATGATTTCGTTTCTTGGGTTACGAGTGCAATTTACCGAATTGCAATCCCACGGCTTTTGTCGTTCTGAACTAATTGATTGTGTTGGTGAAGAAACCGCGCGCACCTTTCTGACCCGTGCTGGATTTGCCCGTGGCTGGCTAGTTGCGAAACAACTGCGAGAACATTTTCCTGACGTTTGGGCCGAAGCATTGCAAGGCAATGTTGGCCCCCGTGTTGGCGCGATGTTGGGTTATGGCGAAATCATTAGTTCGGTACGGACCAGTGGGCTGGAAGGCAAACCGCTGGTGGAAAGCTATTTTGTTGGCACCTTTGAAGCGGAGGAGTCCTTGCGCTTACATGGTCTGTCTGACACTGAAGTATGTTGGGAAAAGGCCGGTTTAGCCAGTGGCTTTGTGTCCCACGTGCAGGGGCGTACCGTGTATTTCGCTGAAATTGAATGCCAGGCGCAAGGTCAAGCCTATTGCCATTTTATCGGTAACTTTGTTGACCAATGGGGCGAGGATGCACCGGCGGCGTTACGCTATTTTGGTGGCATTAGCGGCAGTGAAATTGACAGCACCTTAGTTAACAGCAACTCGGTTCTCCCCAACTTGTTTCAACAAGTGGAGTTTCCATTTTCTGCCAGTAGTTTGAAGGCAGATCAGATGGTGTCATCCAGCAACCTTATGCACGAAGTTACCCTGCTGGCTGATCGCGTCAGTGCGGTCACCACCTCGGTGTTGATCACCGGTGAGAGCGGTGTTGGTAAAGAGGTGCTCGTGCGCCATATTCATGAGCAATCGGCGCGCAAAGATAAGCCATTTGTGGCGATTAACTGCGGCGCATTAACCGAAACCGTGATTGAAAGTGAACTGTTCGGCTATGTAAAAGGCGCATTTACTGGTGCCGATCAAGACAAAGCTGGGCTTATCGAAAGTGCCCATGGCGGCACGCTGTTTCTCGATGAAGTCGGTGAGTTGCCATTAACAACCCAAGTGAAGTTACTGCGGGTGATTCAAGAAAACGAAGTGCGCCGGATTGGTGAAACCAAAACTCGCCAAGTGGATGTGCGCTTAATCTCGGCCACCAATGTGAATTTGGTCGATGCGGTCGCCAAAGGGGTATTTCGCCAAGATCTTTACTATCGCCTAAATGTGATTGAAATTGCCTTGCCACCGTTACGGAGTCGTACCGAGGATATTCTGCCTCTTTGCAGATATTATCTGAGTAAATTCAACGAATTGTTTAGTCGCGATATAGTGAGTTTGAGCCCTGATTGCGTTGATTTGCTGCTCAATTACAACTGGCCGGGTAATGTGCGTGAACTGGTCAATGCGATGGAGTATGCAGTGGTATTAGGTAAAGGCCCGCAGATTACACCGGCTGATTTGCCAAATAATATTCGAAATAGTATGGATAAAAGCCAGAGTTTGACCTGTCAGCAAAATACGCTAGAAGATGTGGAACGCGCACATATCATCAATGTGCTAGACAGCGTACATAACAATAAAACCTTTGCGGCCAAGCAGTTGGGAATTAGCCTGACTACCTTATATCGTAAGCTTAAACAGTATGATTTAGCTGAGGATTAA
- a CDS encoding PQQ-dependent sugar dehydrogenase, translated as MTAAAAQSVIITVTKGFSVSLYATDLGDAKQIAVGDDGTLFVGSHKSGTITALVDSNSDGRVDRRYLVAKDLEYPEALAFHDGNLYVAENERIVVFNNIEQRLRRPVRPVEIYDRLPDNSKKSVRGMKFGPDGRLYVAIGAPCNVCEPTSPYGSIIAIDTKFGEARQIATGIRQVVGMDWSPEDNKLWFADSSRDWMGDNIPPDEIDRVESLGEHFGFPYIHGKSVKEPAYDKPKNLKVTPPVFELPAHVAPKGILFYRGDQFPEDYHNQLLVAENGSWNRSSKVGYQIVLLKLDGNKVLERNTVVSFLDGEFPMARPYSMAMAPDGSVYISDDLKGNVYRLFYKGSGPSDE; from the coding sequence ATGACGGCTGCTGCCGCGCAGTCAGTCATTATTACCGTCACCAAAGGGTTTAGCGTGTCGTTATACGCGACAGATTTAGGTGACGCCAAACAGATTGCCGTTGGGGACGACGGCACCTTGTTTGTAGGTTCCCATAAGAGTGGCACAATTACAGCGCTAGTAGACAGCAATAGCGATGGCCGAGTCGATCGCCGTTATTTAGTGGCTAAAGATCTGGAATATCCAGAGGCTTTGGCATTTCACGATGGCAATTTATATGTGGCCGAAAACGAACGGATTGTGGTGTTCAATAATATTGAGCAGCGCTTGCGTCGTCCTGTGCGGCCGGTTGAAATCTACGATCGCTTACCCGACAACAGCAAAAAGAGCGTAAGAGGCATGAAGTTTGGCCCTGATGGTCGACTTTATGTCGCTATTGGTGCGCCTTGTAACGTCTGTGAGCCAACGTCGCCCTATGGCAGTATCATCGCCATCGACACCAAATTTGGTGAGGCGCGGCAGATTGCCACGGGTATTCGTCAAGTGGTGGGCATGGATTGGTCGCCAGAAGACAACAAACTTTGGTTTGCCGACAGTAGCCGCGATTGGATGGGCGATAACATACCGCCGGATGAGATCGATCGCGTCGAAAGTTTAGGCGAGCATTTTGGCTTTCCTTATATTCATGGCAAAAGCGTGAAAGAGCCTGCCTACGACAAGCCGAAAAATTTAAAAGTAACGCCGCCAGTGTTTGAGTTGCCGGCACACGTTGCTCCGAAAGGCATACTGTTTTATCGCGGTGATCAATTTCCTGAGGATTATCACAACCAACTGTTGGTGGCCGAAAATGGCTCGTGGAACCGCTCCAGTAAAGTTGGCTACCAGATTGTACTGCTGAAACTGGACGGCAACAAAGTGCTTGAGCGCAATACAGTGGTAAGTTTCTTGGACGGTGAGTTTCCCATGGCACGCCCCTACAGCATGGCCATGGCGCCTGACGGTTCGGTCTACATTTCTGACGACCTCAAAGGCAACGTTTACCGATTGTTTTATAAGGGCTCTGGCCCGAGTGATGAGTAA
- the asd gene encoding archaetidylserine decarboxylase (Phosphatidylserine decarboxylase is synthesized as a single chain precursor. Generation of the pyruvoyl active site from a Ser is coupled to cleavage of a Gly-Ser bond between the larger (beta) and smaller (alpha chains). It is an integral membrane protein.) produces MDKLKITLQYLLPKHLVSRLVGKLAAAELGGVTTWFIKKFIAQYKVQMAEAIEPQPEAYKTFNAFFTRALKDGARPLFDDAGYIVHPVDGTVSQRGPIEQGRIIQAKGHDYSALALLGDKADVAARFEDGDFATIYLAPSDYHRIHMPVAGTLSKMIYVPGELFSVNPLTAQHVPGLFARNERVVAIFETEIGPMAMVLVGATIVASIETVWAGTVTPPTGKKVFVWDYDTEAENAITLEKGAEMGRFKLGSTVVMLFEKGALESFVAEVVPGATTRMGQAFAKKA; encoded by the coding sequence TTGGATAAGCTAAAAATCACACTGCAATATCTGCTACCTAAGCATTTGGTGTCGCGTTTAGTAGGTAAACTCGCTGCGGCTGAGTTAGGCGGTGTTACCACGTGGTTTATTAAAAAATTTATCGCCCAGTACAAGGTGCAGATGGCCGAAGCGATTGAGCCACAGCCGGAAGCTTACAAGACCTTTAACGCTTTTTTCACCCGCGCATTGAAGGATGGAGCCCGTCCGTTATTTGATGATGCAGGTTATATCGTCCATCCGGTCGATGGCACAGTGAGCCAACGTGGTCCCATTGAACAAGGGCGCATTATTCAAGCGAAAGGTCATGATTATTCAGCGTTGGCGCTATTGGGTGATAAAGCTGACGTGGCCGCCCGTTTTGAAGACGGTGACTTTGCCACTATCTATCTGGCACCGAGCGATTACCACCGCATCCATATGCCAGTGGCGGGCACCCTGTCGAAAATGATTTATGTGCCGGGCGAACTGTTCTCGGTTAACCCGTTAACCGCGCAGCACGTTCCTGGCTTATTTGCCCGCAACGAGCGCGTAGTGGCGATTTTTGAAACCGAAATTGGCCCTATGGCCATGGTGTTAGTCGGCGCGACGATTGTCGCCAGCATCGAGACGGTTTGGGCTGGCACAGTGACGCCACCTACCGGCAAAAAAGTCTTCGTGTGGGATTATGACACCGAAGCTGAAAACGCCATCACGCTAGAGAAAGGCGCAGAGATGGGTCGCTTTAAACTCGGCAGCACAGTGGTGATGCTGTTTGAAAAAGGGGCGCTGGAGAGCTTTGTTGCTGAAGTGGTTCCCGGTGCGACCACCCGCATGGGTCAAGCTTTTGCCAAGAAAGCGTAA
- a CDS encoding glycerophosphodiester phosphodiesterase, with product MLVIAHRGASGHRPENTLSAIDYALTLGAKAIELDVHCVEGELYVFHDRRLEFKSSGLGVIDRHSRDELSHYTVAGEAIPTLWQVMELVAGRAMINIELKGVHTLAPLLEQYPWFISKFGFSAEQLLISSFNHRYLEQLRQLLPDAAIGILYSGIPLSIEQDIAAIKPQALHLDISFISHEMLHIAKQYQLKTYVYTVDFIDDIYALQQLGVDGIFTNFPDRAFHALEQPSDQIDAHWFD from the coding sequence ATGCTGGTTATTGCACACCGCGGCGCAAGTGGTCATCGCCCCGAAAATACGCTGAGTGCTATCGATTATGCGCTCACGTTAGGCGCAAAGGCGATTGAGTTAGACGTGCATTGCGTGGAAGGTGAGTTATACGTATTCCATGACCGCCGCTTAGAGTTTAAAAGTAGTGGCCTTGGGGTCATCGATCGTCACAGCCGCGATGAACTTAGTCACTATACAGTGGCCGGTGAAGCGATTCCGACGCTGTGGCAGGTCATGGAACTGGTCGCTGGCCGCGCCATGATCAACATTGAACTCAAAGGAGTTCACACGCTCGCGCCGCTGCTTGAACAATACCCTTGGTTTATCAGTAAGTTTGGCTTTAGCGCAGAACAACTGCTGATCTCATCGTTTAATCACCGTTATCTGGAGCAATTGCGGCAGTTACTCCCTGATGCCGCCATTGGTATTCTCTACAGCGGCATTCCCCTGAGCATTGAACAAGACATTGCCGCCATCAAACCACAGGCCTTGCATCTCGACATCAGTTTTATCAGCCACGAGATGTTGCACATTGCCAAGCAGTATCAGCTAAAAACCTATGTGTATACCGTTGATTTTATAGATGATATTTATGCACTACAGCAACTTGGCGTCGACGGTATCTTTACCAACTTTCCCGATCGCGCGTTTCATGCACTGGAACAACCCAGCGACCAAATCGACGCGCACTGGTTTGACTAA
- the parC gene encoding DNA topoisomerase IV subunit A gives MSDSIGLSMDGVEQMPLRRFTEEAYLNYSMYVIMDRALPHIGDGLKPVQRRIIYAMSELGLSATAKYKKSARTVGDVLGKYHPHGDSACYEAMVLMAQPFTYRYPLVDGQGNWGAPDDPKSFAAMRYTEARLSRFSEVLLSELGQGTVEWGSNFDGTMNEPLTLPARLPHILLNGITGIAVGMATDIPPHNAREVAEACIELLDNPNASLEQLMTIVPGPDYPTAAEIITPSADIAKIYETGKGSVKARAVYTVEDGEIVVTALPHQASSSKIIEQIAAQMQAKKLPMVTDLRDESDHENPVRLVIVPRSNRIDCQQLMAHLFATTELEKNYRINLNVLGLDGRPQVKGLKQMLTEWLEYRTQTVRRRLEFRLDKVLSRLHILEALMIAFLNIDEVIEIIRFHDEPKAELMRRFSLSDKQAEAILELKLRHLAKLEEFKIQAEQDELAKERDALELLLSSERRLKTLIKKELKADADTYGDDRRSPLVERAESKALSEQDLVPTEAVTVILSEKGWVRCAKGHDIDAAALPYKAGDQFLCSAQGRSNQQTVFLDSSGRAFATDTHTLPSARSQGEPITTRFNLVAGENMEHVLLGEDSSQYLLASDAGYGFICEYKEMVSRNKAGKALLSLPNNAKVLTPRYFDKSIKNDILAITNEGRMLVFDVAALPQLAKGKGNKIIGVPSERAANREELLSHLHILPQGASVTLWAGKRKLTLKPADIEHYRGERGRRGSKLPRGLQRVDSVEVSFDAPAAETTEG, from the coding sequence ATGAGTGATTCGATCGGCTTAAGCATGGATGGGGTAGAACAGATGCCTCTAAGACGCTTCACCGAAGAAGCGTATCTGAACTATTCCATGTACGTGATTATGGATCGCGCCTTGCCACATATTGGCGACGGCTTGAAACCTGTACAGCGTCGTATTATCTATGCCATGAGCGAATTAGGCTTGTCGGCGACCGCAAAATACAAAAAATCTGCCCGTACCGTGGGTGACGTATTGGGTAAATACCATCCTCATGGTGACAGTGCCTGTTACGAAGCTATGGTATTGATGGCGCAACCATTTACCTATCGCTACCCGCTGGTTGATGGTCAAGGTAACTGGGGCGCGCCCGACGATCCTAAGTCGTTCGCGGCGATGCGTTATACCGAAGCGCGTTTATCTCGCTTTTCTGAAGTGCTGCTGAGTGAGCTTGGTCAAGGCACGGTAGAGTGGGGCAGTAACTTTGACGGCACCATGAATGAGCCGTTAACCCTGCCAGCCCGTTTACCGCATATTTTGCTCAACGGTATTACCGGGATTGCAGTAGGGATGGCAACCGATATTCCGCCGCATAATGCGCGTGAAGTTGCCGAAGCTTGTATTGAGTTATTGGATAACCCTAACGCCAGCCTCGAACAGCTGATGACCATAGTGCCTGGGCCGGATTACCCAACCGCAGCTGAAATTATCACGCCATCGGCCGATATCGCTAAAATCTACGAAACTGGCAAGGGCTCGGTCAAAGCGCGCGCAGTGTACACCGTTGAAGATGGTGAAATTGTAGTGACCGCGCTGCCGCATCAAGCCAGCTCCTCTAAGATTATTGAGCAGATTGCAGCGCAGATGCAGGCGAAAAAGTTGCCGATGGTAACGGATCTGCGCGACGAATCCGATCATGAAAACCCTGTCCGTTTGGTGATTGTGCCGCGCTCCAATCGCATCGACTGCCAGCAGTTGATGGCGCACCTATTTGCCACCACCGAACTTGAAAAAAATTACCGTATCAACCTGAACGTGTTAGGGCTTGATGGTCGTCCTCAAGTGAAAGGCTTGAAGCAGATGCTGACCGAATGGTTGGAGTATCGTACTCAAACCGTACGGCGTCGTTTGGAGTTTCGTTTAGATAAGGTGCTGTCTCGGTTACATATTCTTGAAGCCTTGATGATCGCCTTCCTCAATATCGACGAAGTGATTGAGATCATCCGCTTTCATGATGAACCCAAAGCGGAGCTGATGCGCCGGTTCAGTTTAAGTGACAAGCAAGCCGAAGCCATCCTAGAGCTGAAACTACGTCATTTAGCCAAGTTAGAAGAGTTCAAAATTCAAGCCGAGCAGGATGAGTTAGCCAAAGAGCGCGATGCGCTGGAGCTACTGCTCAGTTCTGAGCGGCGTTTGAAAACACTGATTAAGAAAGAGTTGAAAGCGGATGCTGACACCTATGGTGATGATCGTCGCTCGCCATTAGTTGAGCGCGCTGAATCTAAAGCCTTGTCAGAGCAAGATCTTGTCCCGACAGAAGCGGTTACCGTTATCCTTTCTGAAAAAGGCTGGGTGCGTTGCGCCAAAGGCCATGATATTGATGCGGCAGCATTACCCTACAAAGCGGGCGATCAGTTTTTATGTTCAGCACAAGGGCGCAGCAATCAACAAACGGTATTTTTAGACAGTTCAGGCCGCGCGTTTGCCACAGACACTCACACCTTGCCATCAGCACGCAGCCAAGGGGAGCCGATTACTACTCGGTTTAACTTGGTCGCCGGCGAGAACATGGAGCATGTGTTGCTCGGTGAAGATAGTAGCCAATACTTGCTGGCCAGCGATGCAGGTTATGGGTTCATCTGCGAATACAAGGAGATGGTATCGCGCAACAAAGCGGGTAAAGCGCTGCTGTCGCTGCCCAACAACGCCAAGGTGTTAACCCCGCGCTACTTTGATAAATCAATTAAAAACGACATTCTCGCCATTACTAACGAAGGGCGGATGTTGGTATTTGACGTCGCGGCATTGCCACAGCTGGCTAAAGGCAAAGGCAACAAGATTATCGGGGTGCCATCAGAGCGAGCGGCAAATCGCGAAGAGTTGCTGAGTCATTTACATATTTTGCCACAAGGCGCGAGTGTGACGCTGTGGGCGGGTAAGCGTAAACTGACCTTAAAACCTGCCGATATTGAGCATTATCGTGGTGAACGCGGTCGTCGTGGGAGCAAGTTACCACGCGGCTTACAGCGAGTTGACAGCGTCGAAGTCAGCTTTGATGCGCCAGCGGCGGAGACAACCGAAGGCTAA
- a CDS encoding DUF3392 domain-containing protein — MDLVVSFLTRTGAMLHPWMNEIATAMVSCIIVVFGADCNRWLRMQLGARSFILRTLIFIVVNAFGFGLLIVTLSPWLAGQLRHMPSMWMLLLVCVVFFLLGSWAQRNRQS; from the coding sequence ATGGACTTAGTGGTTTCTTTTCTAACGCGAACCGGTGCGATGTTACATCCTTGGATGAATGAAATCGCTACCGCGATGGTGTCTTGTATCATTGTGGTGTTTGGTGCGGATTGCAACCGTTGGCTACGCATGCAACTTGGTGCTCGGTCATTTATTCTCCGCACTTTGATTTTTATTGTGGTGAACGCCTTTGGCTTTGGGCTGTTGATTGTCACACTGAGCCCTTGGCTGGCAGGACAGCTGCGCCATATGCCGTCCATGTGGATGTTACTGCTGGTGTGTGTGGTGTTTTTCTTGCTCGGCTCTTGGGCGCAGCGTAATCGTCAAAGCTAA
- a CDS encoding D-2-hydroxyacid dehydrogenase produces the protein MSHKLLLLTRENEIYHQLLSDLALPNLTIVDEQPAQISSTDIWLAEPGLAAPLISVGHSLQWLQSTFAGVDKLMQLKRPLSCQLTNIKGVFGPLMSEYVFGYLLNIYRQQGLYAAQQRQQLWQEGEYRTLQGKTLVVLGTGSIGSHLAQTAHHFGMKALGVSRRGRATAGFERVYEISQFASIISCADVLVNALPHTPQTVHLLNGELLSKLPQNATLFNVGRGSAIILDELTQLLQQRADLTAVLDVFEQEPLHSSHKIWQQANAIITPHIAAPSFPEQVVQIFADNYQRFCQQQPLMNLVDISAGY, from the coding sequence ATGTCGCACAAGCTGTTGTTGCTGACCCGTGAAAACGAGATTTACCACCAGCTATTAAGCGACCTAGCCTTACCCAATCTCACCATTGTTGACGAACAACCAGCGCAGATCAGCAGTACCGATATCTGGTTGGCAGAGCCCGGTTTAGCGGCGCCACTCATTTCTGTTGGCCATTCACTGCAATGGCTGCAAAGCACCTTTGCTGGGGTGGATAAATTGATGCAACTTAAGCGTCCACTCAGTTGCCAACTCACCAATATCAAGGGCGTTTTTGGCCCATTGATGAGCGAATATGTGTTTGGTTATCTGCTCAACATCTATCGTCAACAAGGGCTCTATGCGGCGCAACAACGGCAACAGCTTTGGCAAGAAGGTGAATACCGCACTTTACAGGGCAAAACCTTAGTGGTGTTGGGCACGGGTTCAATTGGCAGCCATCTGGCACAAACGGCTCATCATTTTGGCATGAAGGCGCTAGGAGTCAGTCGCCGCGGCCGCGCAACCGCAGGGTTTGAGCGGGTGTATGAGATATCGCAGTTCGCGAGCATCATTAGTTGCGCAGATGTATTGGTGAATGCCTTACCGCACACGCCACAGACAGTCCATCTTTTGAATGGCGAACTGCTCAGCAAGTTACCGCAGAATGCGACTTTGTTTAATGTGGGCCGTGGCTCGGCAATCATCCTCGATGAACTGACGCAATTGCTACAACAGCGCGCAGATTTAACCGCCGTGCTCGATGTCTTTGAGCAAGAACCGTTACACAGCAGCCACAAGATTTGGCAACAAGCCAACGCGATTATCACTCCGCACATCGCAGCGCCGAGCTTTCCTGAGCAAGTGGTACAGATTTTTGCCGACAATTATCAGCGTTTTTGCCAGCAACAACCGTTAATGAATCTGGTTGATATCAGTGCAGGCTATTGA
- a CDS encoding bacterioferritin-associated ferredoxin: MYVCLCHAITDTQIKQAVSQGDTSLKDVKKRLGVGDQCGKCTKMAALIIEQQLALEPNYYEVA; encoded by the coding sequence ATGTACGTGTGCCTGTGTCATGCCATTACTGACACCCAAATTAAACAGGCCGTGAGTCAAGGAGATACCAGCTTAAAGGATGTAAAAAAGCGCTTGGGCGTGGGCGACCAATGCGGCAAATGCACCAAAATGGCGGCGCTGATTATTGAGCAGCAGTTAGCACTAGAGCCAAACTACTACGAAGTGGCCTAA